A stretch of DNA from Sporolituus thermophilus DSM 23256:
CGATAACAAACGTTTCAAAAACATATTTCGGATTAAGATTGGTCGGCGGGTCCTCGTTGACGGTAATGCGCAGCGGAGTTGTCTCCGGCTTGGCGGCCGGAGCGGGCGATGGGGCGGCAGGCGGGAGGGAAGTATCTTTTGGCGCATCGTCGGTACGGGTAACGGCTGTTTCCGTGGCAATTGCTTCTTCCAGAGTATCGGCGTTTTCGTCCATGTTGATAAAACGGACGTCAATCGGCCGCTGCAAAATGGTTGATACAGTTCGGCTGATGAGGCCGGCGTAGCGTGTTTCTACCCATTCTTTGACAAACTGTTTGGGCACGCCGATTTCAAGGGTCGAATCGACTAATCCTAACGGCAGCATCGATGACTTGACCCAATTGTCAAAAATCGGCCTGGCAATCTCTTTTTGCACCATGGATAGCACCTGTTCCCAGAGAGCCGCCAGTTGCGATGGATTCATTAGCCTCAACCCTTTCTTTATAAATACGGACTATTGACCGCCGCACTACTGAAAAAATTAACAAAGAAATTATCCGCGCAACATAACTTATCCACATAGTTATACACAAATGTTGATAACTTGAACAAAACCGGCCCATTTAGCCGAAAAAAAAGACGGCAGCGGAGAAAAAGCGCTCCACAGTCGTTATGTTTACAGGGTTGGTGAAGATATTCACTGTTGTGGATAACTCTGTTAATAACTTGGGGAATATGTGAATAAAATCGAAAAATATGTATATAACTGCAAGAGTAAGCTAAAAATGTGGATAAGTACACACTTTTTATATTAACAAATGCGCGGGGAGTTATCAACAATTATTTTCCCTATTCACCAAAGTCTGCCCATTTGCCGACAAATTTATCCACAGGGCGACACGGCAATTTTCTTGACACTGACCCTGGTCTATTCTATAATCTAAATAGTTGTACTCTCATGATGTAGCATGGCTCATTCTGCTTATTCGGCAGCAGTTCAGTCTCTTAAGGAGGTGTAATAGATGAAGCGCACTTACCAACCCAACACGCTGTGGCGAAAAAGAACCCATGGGTTTCGGGCCCGCATGAAAACCAGAGGCGGTCGTCTCGTTTTAAAGAGAAGACGTGCCAGAGGCAGAAAGAGATTATCTGCATAGTAGGCCGCCATATGTGGCCTATTTTTTCCATATGGACAGTTTAGAGCAGCAGAGATGATTAAATGTGATGTATAAACTAAGTAAGGGCGGCATCCTGCGCAAGAATAAAAATTTTCAGACCGTGTACAAGCTAGGCAAGTCATATGCCAACCGGCTGCTCGTGCTGTACGTCAAGCCTAACCGGGAAGGGCTGCGCCGGGCCGGCTTTGTTACCGGCAAACGCCTGGGCGGTGCGGTCGTCCGCAACCGGGCGCGACGGTTGATGAAGGAAGCTTACCGCTTAAATCAGCATCAGCTGACCACCGGTGTCGATATGGTGTTTATTGCCCGCCAGCCGATTGTCAAAGCCGATTTTGCCGCAGTGAGCAAAGCCCTGCTTGAGTTATGCGGTAAAGCTCAGTTATTTAATAAGTAGTCTTACGATGTTAAAACGCTTATTTATTTTTTTAATCCGCCTTTACCAGAAATTTCTATCACCGCTAAAACCTCCGTCTTGCCGGTTTGTACCCACCTGTTCGGAATACGCTGCCCAGGCGATCGCAAAATACGGACTCGTTAAAGGTGGCTGGAAGGCCGTGCGGCGCCTCTTGCGCTGTCATCCTTTCCATCCCGGAGGGTATGATCCTGTCTGATCCATACTTTGCGTGTGAATGAGGAGTGACTTTACTTTGGATTTTTTGAGCAATATCATGCAGACAGCCCTTACATACGCCTATAACCTTACGGCGGCTCTGGGGGTTGCCAATTATGGTGTGGCGATTATTCTGCTGACCATAGTGATTAAGATTGCCCTGTATCCGCTCACGGCCAAACAAGTAACATCCATGAAGGCTATGCAGGAATTGCAGCCGAAGATTAAGGAACTCCAGGAGAAGTATAAAGGCAATCCGGAAAAACTGAATAAAGAATTGGCCGTCCTGTATAAGGAATCGGGGGTCAATCCTTTTTCCGGCTGCCTGCCGCTCTTGGTGCAAATGCCAATCCTCATCGCCATCTTTTTCGCCATCCGGGATTACAAATATCTTCACCAACCTGGTTTTTTGTGGATGAAAGACCTGGCCCAGCCCGATCCGACCTATATTCTGCCTGTTCTGGCGGCGGCGACAACCTGGATTCAGCAGAAACAGACCATGACGGATGCGACGCAGCAGAACAAGATGATGATGATTTTTATGCCGCTGTTTATTGGCTATATTAGCTTATCGTTTCCAGGCGGCCTGGTATTGTATTGGGTGGTCAGCAATATTGTGCAGATTATCCAGCAATGGTGGATGTACCGGAAACCGGCGACAGTACAAGGGGAGGCTCGCTAATCTATGACTGCGGTAGAAAAATCGGGCAAAACAATCGAAGAAGCGATAGAGCTCGCCCGAGCCGAACTTGGCGTTGGACCTGACCGTATCGAATTTGAGGTGTTGGAACAGCCGAGCAAAGGGTTATTTGGCTTCATTGGCGGCAGACCGGCGCGCGTGCGGGTATGGCTGAAGAAAATTGACCCGGTCGCGGTCGCCAGGGATTTTCTGCAAAATGTGTTCAAAGCCATGCGGCTTGAGGTATGTATTGAGAAGATGACCCAGGATGGCCAGGTCATTCTTAATATGCGCGGCGAAGATTTAGGCGTGCTAATCGGTAAGCACGGCCAGACGCTGGATGCGCTGCAATATCTGACCAATTTGGCCGCCAATAAGGATGCCGAGGAGAAGGTCCGCATTATCCTCGACGTCGAAGACTATCGCAAGCGTCGGGCCGAGACGCTGACCAATTTGGCGAAACGGGTGGCCGAACGGGTTAAACGCCGCGGCGAGCGGGTGACGCTGGAGCCCATGACACCGCATGAACGCAAGATTATCCACATGGCGCTGCAGCATGATCACCGCATTGTTACTTACAGCGAAGGCGAAGAGCCGTATCGCAAAGTCGTGATTGCGTTAAAAAAGTAGATTTTGGTGCATGATAAAGCCCAGTAAGGAATTTACTGGGTTTTAATGTTGAGGTGGCAACGATGTATCAGGAGGACACTATAAGTGCGGTCGCCACGGCCGTCGGAGAAGGCGGGATCGGTATTATCCGCCTCAGCGGACCCCAGGCCCTGAAGGTAGCTGATGCGCTGTTTCGCGGCGTCCGAGGGCGGCGGGCGAGCGATGTGGCCAGCCATACCGTGGCCTATGGGCGGATCGTCGACCCGGCAACGGAGACGGTAGTCGACGAAGTGCTGCTGCTGGTTATGCGGGCGCCCCGTTCCTATACGCGCGAGGATGTGGTGGAAATTCACTGCCACGGCGGGCCGGCGCCGCTGCGGAAA
This window harbors:
- a CDS encoding YidC/Oxa1 family membrane protein insertase, encoding MRSDFTLDFLSNIMQTALTYAYNLTAALGVANYGVAIILLTIVIKIALYPLTAKQVTSMKAMQELQPKIKELQEKYKGNPEKLNKELAVLYKESGVNPFSGCLPLLVQMPILIAIFFAIRDYKYLHQPGFLWMKDLAQPDPTYILPVLAAATTWIQQKQTMTDATQQNKMMMIFMPLFIGYISLSFPGGLVLYWVVSNIVQIIQQWWMYRKPATVQGEAR
- the rpmH gene encoding 50S ribosomal protein L34; its protein translation is MKRTYQPNTLWRKRTHGFRARMKTRGGRLVLKRRRARGRKRLSA
- the jag gene encoding RNA-binding cell elongation regulator Jag/EloR, with product MTAVEKSGKTIEEAIELARAELGVGPDRIEFEVLEQPSKGLFGFIGGRPARVRVWLKKIDPVAVARDFLQNVFKAMRLEVCIEKMTQDGQVILNMRGEDLGVLIGKHGQTLDALQYLTNLAANKDAEEKVRIILDVEDYRKRRAETLTNLAKRVAERVKRRGERVTLEPMTPHERKIIHMALQHDHRIVTYSEGEEPYRKVVIALKK
- the rnpA gene encoding ribonuclease P protein component — translated: MYKLSKGGILRKNKNFQTVYKLGKSYANRLLVLYVKPNREGLRRAGFVTGKRLGGAVVRNRARRLMKEAYRLNQHQLTTGVDMVFIARQPIVKADFAAVSKALLELCGKAQLFNK
- the yidD gene encoding membrane protein insertion efficiency factor YidD, yielding MLKRLFIFLIRLYQKFLSPLKPPSCRFVPTCSEYAAQAIAKYGLVKGGWKAVRRLLRCHPFHPGGYDPV